A DNA window from Deltaproteobacteria bacterium contains the following coding sequences:
- a CDS encoding LLM class flavin-dependent oxidoreductase, producing MASFGLTLANRGVIIGAVTIQQLFDMAKRGEDSGAFNAVWVGDSLLAKPRLESIALLSALAVVTKKVKLAVGCMATFPHRHPALLAQQWASLDVISGGRSWLAVCLGGPNEQSPAQALEHKVMGIKDTERVGRLEEGITILRKFFHEEKASFKGRFYEFEGVTIQPRPIQNPLPIWIASNPTGLTWKDGASAPSPAVEKGLRRVAKYADGWMTNKVTPEEFKSQWKHILEMAKEEGRDPTKIGSSLYHNININENRQAALDESKAFLDKYYTSNFSMKFVEGFTTAGSPAQCIEELKAYFAAGIEHITLRMTSWDQTGQLKRFLDEVAPAFN from the coding sequence ATGGCTTCATTCGGCCTCACACTAGCGAATCGCGGCGTCATCATCGGCGCCGTGACGATTCAGCAATTATTCGATATGGCCAAGCGTGGCGAAGACTCGGGCGCGTTCAACGCGGTTTGGGTCGGCGACAGTTTGCTGGCGAAACCGCGCTTGGAATCCATCGCGCTCTTGTCCGCATTGGCGGTGGTCACTAAGAAAGTAAAACTCGCCGTCGGCTGCATGGCGACCTTTCCCCATCGCCATCCGGCGCTGCTCGCGCAGCAATGGGCGAGCTTGGATGTGATCTCCGGCGGCCGCTCGTGGTTGGCGGTCTGTCTCGGCGGACCCAACGAACAAAGCCCGGCGCAAGCGTTGGAACATAAAGTCATGGGCATCAAGGACACCGAACGGGTCGGCCGGCTTGAAGAGGGCATCACCATCCTGCGCAAATTTTTCCACGAGGAAAAGGCGTCATTCAAAGGACGCTTCTACGAATTCGAAGGCGTGACCATCCAACCTCGCCCGATACAAAATCCCCTGCCAATTTGGATCGCCAGCAATCCCACCGGCCTCACTTGGAAAGACGGCGCCAGCGCGCCTTCGCCCGCAGTCGAAAAAGGCTTACGCCGTGTCGCTAAATACGCCGACGGCTGGATGACCAACAAAGTCACGCCGGAGGAATTCAAATCCCAATGGAAGCACATCCTCGAGATGGCCAAGGAAGAAGGCCGCGATCCAACGAAGATCGGCAGCTCGCTTTACCACAACATCAACATCAACGAGAACCGCCAAGCGGCGTTGGACGAGAGCAAAGCGTTTCTCGACAAGTATTACACGTCCAACTTCAGCATGAAGTTCGTCGAAGGCTTCACCACCGCGGGCAGTCCGGCGCAGTGCATCGAAGAACTGAAAGCCTACTTCGCCGCCGGTATCGAACATATCACGCTGCGCATGACTTCCTGGGATCAAACCGGCCAGCTCAAACGATTTCTCGATGAAGTTGCGCCGGCGTTTAATTAA
- a CDS encoding ABC transporter substrate-binding protein — translation MNTCRGDRRSPLPLPSPLPSPIGMGEGEEKKNRPSNSVETNKKRNLFFYLVAATSLLFGTASPQAQTERVTLGYPATAMSHFPAFVGREFGQFKDEGLDVQLVRVSGNVVVAALLSGELGYTTSGDGTIRSAVLGLPIKMLAAIGVKPSLSLIVRPEIKTVADLKGKAIAISTPGTTTDFTAREIVKHYGLNPDRDITTIGMGDQPQRMAAMQSCTAAGAIVTPPNDLKAEAQGFRLLVFSGDIMEDSILGVLGTSERRIKERPDQVKKMVRAIVRSLIFIRQQPEKVINFAQRFWKLDRKQAEKSYELIVKTMSRDGSATDAAMQAAIYQAKVTSKIQKDISPAQAVDFSFLQQVQQELKLR, via the coding sequence ATGAACACGTGTAGGGGCGACCGGCGGTCGCCCTTGCCCTTACCCTCACCCCTGCCCTCTCCCATCGGAATGGGCGAGGGTGAAGAAAAGAAGAACAGGCCGAGTAACTCCGTTGAGACCAACAAGAAGCGAAATTTATTTTTCTACCTTGTCGCCGCCACTTCGTTACTTTTCGGCACCGCGTCGCCGCAAGCGCAAACCGAGCGCGTCACGCTCGGTTACCCGGCGACCGCGATGAGCCACTTTCCCGCTTTCGTCGGCCGCGAGTTTGGGCAATTCAAAGATGAAGGACTCGACGTCCAGCTCGTGCGGGTGTCGGGCAACGTCGTCGTCGCGGCGCTGCTCTCTGGCGAGCTCGGTTACACCACCTCCGGCGACGGCACCATTCGCTCGGCGGTCTTGGGATTGCCGATCAAAATGCTCGCCGCCATCGGCGTCAAACCGTCCTTGTCATTGATCGTGCGACCGGAAATCAAAACCGTCGCCGACTTGAAAGGCAAAGCCATCGCGATTTCCACGCCGGGAACGACGACGGACTTCACCGCCCGCGAGATCGTCAAACATTACGGCTTGAATCCCGATCGCGACATCACGACCATTGGCATGGGCGATCAACCCCAACGCATGGCCGCCATGCAGAGCTGCACCGCCGCCGGCGCCATCGTCACGCCGCCCAACGATCTCAAGGCCGAAGCTCAAGGATTTCGATTATTAGTATTTTCCGGCGATATCATGGAGGACAGCATTCTCGGCGTGCTCGGCACCAGCGAGCGGCGCATCAAAGAACGGCCCGACCAAGTCAAAAAAATGGTCCGCGCCATCGTCAGATCGCTGATCTTCATCCGCCAACAGCCCGAGAAGGTGATCAACTTCGCCCAACGCTTTTGGAAACTCGACCGCAAGCAGGCGGAAAAAAGCTACGAGCTGATCGTCAAAACCATGAGCCGCGACGGCAGCGCCACCGACGCGGCGATGCAGGCGGCGATCTATCAAGCCAAGGTAACGAGCAAGATTCAGAAAGATATTTCGCCGGCCCAAGCGGTCGATTTCAGCTTCCTTCAGCAAGTTCAACAAGAACTCAAGCTTCGCTAA
- a CDS encoding VOC family protein, with translation MIQGIDHLVIVVKDLDQAARDYQQLGFTVVPGGQHPVGSHNVLISFADGSYLEIIAFYREAIDHRWWDPLAKGERLVDFCFQTDDLGGDTKKLQDAGAAINNPVPWSRKRPDGFELKWLLSLATGSHRGVAPFLIEDVTARSERVPQEFQHQNGITGIEKLIVSVGELGPIEKWYGALLGAKGQAVRNDELKADGLGFQTGAQRIDFLTPNDVSSPLVNWLREFGPSPYAAQLKTSNPSEQSFDLGLTHGANLVVT, from the coding sequence ATGATTCAAGGTATCGATCACCTGGTCATCGTGGTCAAAGATCTCGACCAAGCTGCGAGGGACTACCAGCAACTCGGCTTCACCGTGGTGCCCGGCGGGCAGCACCCGGTGGGCAGCCATAACGTCTTGATCTCCTTCGCCGATGGTTCCTATCTGGAAATCATCGCCTTCTATCGCGAGGCGATCGATCATCGTTGGTGGGATCCGCTGGCGAAGGGCGAACGGCTGGTCGACTTTTGTTTTCAAACCGACGACCTCGGCGGCGACACCAAGAAACTCCAAGACGCCGGCGCAGCGATCAACAACCCCGTGCCCTGGTCGCGCAAGCGGCCGGATGGTTTTGAATTGAAATGGCTCTTGTCGCTGGCCACTGGCAGCCATCGCGGTGTCGCGCCATTTTTGATCGAAGATGTCACCGCGCGCAGCGAACGGGTGCCCCAAGAGTTCCAACATCAAAATGGCATCACCGGCATCGAAAAACTGATCGTCTCGGTGGGCGAACTCGGCCCGATCGAAAAGTGGTACGGCGCGCTGCTCGGCGCCAAGGGCCAAGCCGTGCGCAACGATGAGCTAAAAGCCGATGGCCTCGGCTTTCAAACCGGCGCGCAACGCATCGACTTTCTAACCCCAAATGACGTCTCCAGCCCGCTGGTAAATTGGCTGCGCGAGTTCGGTCCCTCGCCCTACGCTGCGCAATTGAAAACCAGCAACCCATCGGAGCAATCCTTCGACCTAGGTTTGACCCACGGCGCCAACTTGGTGGTTACCTAA
- a CDS encoding class II aldolase/adducin family protein encodes MTLPEKLALACRILAMQGHNDMIYGHVSALTDKPNEYWIKGSGIGLEEAVGDDMVLIDFDGNTLAGKRKRHNEFPIHSEVYRTNPAIKCVIHTHPTYSTIIASSEHRLLPITNLSCAFYPPAINKFEESSDLIVTAEQGASVAKLLGEHKIVLLRNHGIVVAGTSIEEACIRGVLLEYSAKTQVTAASMGAFSWATDTDALLKRKRIYRPDAMLNLWDYYVRMLEKHESK; translated from the coding sequence ATGACGCTACCGGAAAAACTCGCGCTCGCCTGCCGCATACTCGCCATGCAGGGGCACAACGATATGATCTACGGCCACGTCTCAGCACTCACCGACAAGCCCAACGAATATTGGATCAAGGGCTCGGGCATCGGCTTGGAAGAAGCCGTCGGCGACGACATGGTGCTGATCGATTTCGACGGCAACACGCTGGCCGGCAAGCGCAAACGCCACAATGAGTTTCCCATCCACAGCGAAGTCTATCGGACCAACCCGGCGATCAAATGCGTCATCCACACCCATCCGACCTATTCGACGATCATCGCGTCGTCGGAACATCGGCTGTTGCCGATCACCAATTTGAGCTGCGCCTTTTATCCGCCGGCGATCAATAAATTCGAAGAGTCTTCCGACTTGATTGTCACCGCCGAGCAAGGCGCTTCGGTGGCGAAACTCTTGGGCGAACATAAAATTGTTCTCCTACGTAACCACGGCATCGTCGTCGCCGGCACATCCATCGAAGAAGCCTGCATCCGCGGCGTCCTGCTCGAATACAGCGCCAAAACCCAAGTCACCGCCGCCTCCATGGGCGCCTTCTCCTGGGCCACCGACACCGACGCATTATTGAAGAGAAAAAGAATCTATCGGCCCGATGCGATGTTGAATCTGTGGGATTATTACGTGCGCATGCTCGAGAAACATGAAAGCAAGTAA
- a CDS encoding M20 family peptidase: MDDGTAKKLIEKHLSYDEVKRLTVKLVQHASPQTRLLEAEPQVLALITDVVKPELEQAGLHPAIDKMGNLILRLRGRSSQDRLMLVGYAMCAAPSTMENPYSGEVIDGTPYKLSGQCVWGRGACEQKGSLAAMMAAVRFLGVNKVELPSDLYFVVSTAGETGKHDSLAYVLDHGSVEADWCIIDGPPEIQLGNKGRVDVLVTVKGKQAHSSRPWEGVNAIEGAMLVLERLKPLMPFPEERSHADLGDVSLTTNAIESFPKATHTIQSECRIMFDRRLLPGDDPAKAVQQMRDAIGTIEPYEIEVSPRDFMYPSEVKRDAEVVQVLEQGIRTMLNHEPKFSYSTAANDTGLFNHRGIQAINYGSRHIKFQHTDHDLVPLNSVLDAAKVFAFLAIHR; the protein is encoded by the coding sequence ATGGATGACGGCACGGCGAAAAAATTAATCGAAAAGCATCTGAGTTACGATGAGGTCAAACGGCTCACGGTTAAACTCGTCCAGCATGCCAGTCCGCAGACCCGGCTGCTCGAAGCCGAGCCGCAGGTGTTGGCGCTGATCACCGATGTGGTCAAACCGGAGCTTGAGCAGGCCGGTCTTCATCCCGCCATCGACAAGATGGGCAATCTGATACTACGGCTGCGCGGCCGCTCTTCCCAGGACCGCTTGATGCTGGTGGGCTATGCCATGTGCGCGGCGCCGAGTACGATGGAGAATCCCTATTCGGGTGAAGTCATCGACGGCACGCCCTACAAACTTTCCGGCCAATGCGTCTGGGGCCGCGGCGCCTGCGAGCAGAAGGGTAGTTTGGCGGCGATGATGGCGGCGGTGCGTTTTCTCGGCGTCAACAAAGTCGAGCTGCCGAGCGATCTTTATTTCGTCGTCAGCACCGCGGGCGAGACCGGCAAGCATGATTCTCTCGCTTACGTGCTCGATCATGGCAGCGTCGAGGCCGACTGGTGCATCATCGACGGGCCGCCGGAAATTCAACTGGGCAACAAAGGTAGAGTCGACGTGCTGGTGACCGTCAAAGGCAAGCAGGCGCACAGCAGCCGGCCGTGGGAGGGCGTCAACGCCATCGAGGGCGCCATGCTTGTGTTGGAGCGGTTGAAACCCTTGATGCCGTTTCCCGAAGAACGATCCCACGCCGATCTCGGCGACGTCAGTTTGACCACCAATGCGATCGAGAGTTTTCCCAAGGCGACGCACACGATTCAGAGCGAATGCCGCATCATGTTCGACCGCCGCTTACTGCCCGGCGACGATCCGGCCAAAGCGGTGCAGCAGATGCGCGACGCCATCGGCACCATCGAACCCTACGAGATCGAAGTGTCGCCGCGCGATTTTATGTATCCCAGTGAAGTGAAGCGCGATGCCGAAGTGGTGCAGGTCTTGGAGCAGGGGATTCGCACGATGCTCAACCATGAGCCGAAGTTTTCATATTCCACCGCCGCCAACGACACCGGTTTGTTCAATCACCGCGGCATTCAGGCGATCAACTACGGCTCACGGCATATTAAGTTTCAGCACACCGATCATGATCTGGTTCCGCTGAATAGCGTGCTCGACGCGGCCAAGGTTTTTGCGTTCTTGGCGATTCACCGTTGA
- a CDS encoding iron ABC transporter permease, protein MISRFLGAFRRDPQLGVVWGIGLVIAYLSLSPTLMLFYGSFRDKPLGVPGGFTLAHYVSAYSDPLTYQLLFNSFIFAGGSALLATALAAILAWISIRTNAPFRKLFELTAIVPNIFPPVMLAVSWTVLLSPRTGLINRLLMQLFDLAQAPLNLYSLWGMMYVEALITVPLAFLMISAALYSMDPSLEESARVAGSSNLQIAWRITIPIVRPALLASAMLNFVRAIESFDTPAIIALPARIEVFTTKIYREAVGAFPPNQNLAAAYGVSLLFITMLFVYFYRRLTARSERYVTVTGRGYRPMIIDLGKWRWAASLVASLILLLIVALPFMVMIYVSFISYIHVPSAKTWELLTLDNYRANFTDSRTYRALQNSLMLSVGGATLCMLLAALTAWVTTKSKARGRGLIEAMTFIPWAFPGTALGIGLLWTYVYIPLPIYGTLWILLIGYITRFLPYGLRTMTSTIVQLHDDLQQASMACGASFLTTFRRILLPLLRPGFIAGWIILATIFLREFSTSVFLYSPGAEPLGPLLYHFYVDGNLGPMCSLALIVSVVCIVLVVIARKVGKAAGTFEGH, encoded by the coding sequence ATGATTTCCCGGTTCCTTGGCGCGTTTCGCCGCGATCCCCAGCTCGGCGTGGTTTGGGGCATCGGTCTGGTGATCGCTTATCTAAGTCTGTCGCCAACCTTGATGCTATTCTATGGCAGCTTCCGCGATAAACCGTTGGGTGTGCCCGGCGGCTTTACCCTGGCCCATTACGTTAGCGCTTATTCCGATCCGTTAACCTATCAGTTGCTGTTCAATTCCTTCATCTTCGCCGGCGGCTCGGCGCTATTGGCGACAGCGTTGGCGGCGATCCTGGCGTGGATCTCGATCCGCACCAATGCGCCGTTTCGCAAACTGTTCGAGTTGACCGCCATCGTACCGAATATTTTTCCACCGGTGATGTTGGCCGTCTCCTGGACCGTGTTGCTGAGCCCGCGCACCGGCTTGATCAACCGTTTGCTAATGCAGCTCTTCGATCTCGCGCAAGCGCCGCTCAATCTCTATTCCCTTTGGGGCATGATGTATGTCGAAGCTTTGATCACCGTGCCGCTGGCGTTTTTGATGATTTCGGCGGCGCTATACTCCATGGACCCTTCGCTAGAAGAGTCCGCGCGGGTGGCTGGATCGAGCAATTTGCAGATCGCTTGGCGCATTACGATTCCCATCGTCCGGCCGGCGTTGTTGGCTTCGGCGATGCTCAACTTCGTCCGCGCTATCGAAAGCTTCGACACGCCGGCGATTATTGCGTTACCGGCGCGGATCGAAGTGTTTACGACAAAAATTTATCGCGAAGCGGTGGGCGCCTTTCCGCCCAATCAAAATCTCGCCGCCGCTTATGGCGTGTCGCTGCTGTTCATCACCATGCTGTTCGTGTATTTCTATCGCCGCTTGACCGCGCGCTCTGAGCGCTACGTCACGGTGACCGGCCGCGGCTATCGGCCGATGATCATCGATCTGGGTAAGTGGCGCTGGGCGGCATCGCTGGTGGCGAGCTTGATCCTGCTGCTGATCGTCGCGCTGCCGTTCATGGTGATGATCTATGTTTCGTTTATCTCTTACATCCACGTGCCGAGCGCCAAGACCTGGGAGCTTTTGACGCTCGACAACTATCGCGCCAACTTCACCGACTCGCGCACCTATCGGGCCTTGCAAAATAGCTTGATGCTTTCGGTCGGTGGCGCGACCTTGTGCATGCTGCTCGCCGCTCTGACGGCGTGGGTCACGACTAAGAGCAAAGCTAGAGGCCGCGGTTTGATCGAAGCGATGACGTTTATTCCATGGGCGTTTCCCGGCACGGCATTGGGCATCGGTCTGCTTTGGACTTACGTTTACATACCGCTACCGATTTACGGCACTTTGTGGATCTTGCTGATCGGTTACATTACCCGGTTCTTGCCCTACGGTTTGCGCACCATGACCAGTACGATCGTGCAATTGCACGACGACTTGCAGCAGGCGTCGATGGCTTGCGGCGCGAGCTTTTTGACGACCTTTCGGCGTATTCTCTTGCCGCTGCTACGGCCGGGGTTCATCGCCGGATGGATTATCCTGGCGACGATTTTTTTGCGCGAGTTCAGCACCTCGGTCTTTCTCTATTCGCCGGGCGCCGAACCGTTGGGACCGCTGCTCTACCATTTCTACGTCGATGGCAATCTCGGCCCCATGTGTTCCTTGGCGCTGATTGTCAGTGTAGTGTGCATCGTGCTGGTGGTGATCGCGCGAAAAGTTGGCAAGGCCGCCGGCACCTTCGAGGGGCATTAA
- a CDS encoding extracellular solute-binding protein translates to MKFTKLLLLSVFLLLRIATASAQPANLDAAKKEGKVVVYGSVVPQAMEGLHQAFKKKYGIDVEYWRGSSTQVSERALTEWRAGRPGFDIAEGNRGVQLIMKGEGLFQKFVPPSSEKFPAQYKEKDGLITPWRVLPISILFNTELVKAADLPKTFDDLLNPKWSGKISIPDPTRHTTTAQFLWNLRRKEFKGDKWLDYVKALAKQNPILVESLAPVTTTVIKGEAALGITYIKYIKQYKGPVDFIPMDRYLTDPNYLSLSAKSTRANAAKLYIDFACSVEGQKEIAEDGEFVLAPGVYPPIKDAEKVAPRMVFMDNPSEDEFKKLMSGTFRDIFAAAK, encoded by the coding sequence ATGAAATTTACTAAACTATTATTACTTTCGGTTTTCCTGCTGTTGCGCATCGCAACTGCTTCGGCGCAGCCCGCCAACCTCGACGCCGCCAAGAAGGAAGGCAAGGTGGTGGTCTATGGCTCCGTCGTGCCACAAGCGATGGAGGGGCTGCATCAAGCGTTCAAAAAGAAATACGGCATCGACGTTGAATACTGGCGCGGTTCATCGACTCAAGTGTCCGAGCGCGCGCTGACCGAGTGGCGCGCCGGCCGGCCCGGTTTCGATATCGCCGAGGGCAACCGCGGCGTGCAGTTGATCATGAAAGGCGAGGGTCTCTTTCAGAAGTTCGTGCCGCCGTCGTCGGAGAAATTTCCCGCTCAGTACAAAGAGAAAGACGGTTTGATCACGCCCTGGCGGGTGCTGCCGATCAGCATTCTCTTCAACACCGAGTTGGTTAAAGCGGCGGACTTGCCCAAGACGTTCGACGATTTGTTAAATCCTAAATGGAGCGGCAAAATTTCCATTCCCGATCCGACGCGCCACACCACCACGGCGCAATTTCTCTGGAACCTGCGGCGCAAAGAATTCAAGGGCGACAAGTGGTTGGATTATGTGAAAGCGCTGGCCAAGCAGAATCCCATCCTAGTCGAATCTCTGGCTCCAGTGACCACCACCGTGATCAAAGGCGAAGCCGCGTTGGGCATCACTTACATCAAGTACATCAAGCAATACAAAGGGCCGGTGGACTTCATCCCGATGGATAGGTATCTGACCGATCCCAATTACTTGAGTCTTAGCGCCAAGTCGACACGAGCTAATGCCGCTAAGCTCTACATCGATTTTGCCTGCTCCGTCGAAGGGCAAAAGGAAATCGCCGAGGATGGCGAATTTGTCTTGGCGCCGGGCGTTTATCCGCCGATTAAAGACGCCGAAAAGGTCGCGCCGCGCATGGTGTTCATGGACAATCCCTCAGAGGACGAGTTCAAGAAGCTCATGAGCGGCACCTTTCGCGACATCTTCGCCGCAGCAAAGTAA
- a CDS encoding extracellular solute-binding protein, with protein sequence MKNFVIVQGKFSSIPLFQRGKVTWLRQPVGRYAFLFLLCILLGPTAQVSAQGVSHEAAKKEGKVNVYGTIIPQVMSLIEKGFEAKYGVNIEYWRGDATKLIDRVLTEWRAGKPGFDMVIGARGPLALGKADGVYAKFTPASAANFPAKFKDKDGQLTAWRVTPVGILTNTDLVKGNDVPKSLDDLLDPKWLGKISLPDPSRHASTATFLWNLQKIKGDKWLDFVRALAKQKPLLVESYSSVPNAIVRGEAALGISYIQYVPQTKGPIGFAPIEQVFADPSDAAISAKAVNPNAARFLIDYLCSPEGQKKVSETYEFVLAPGVFPAIKGAERIMANLQLLEDPSAEQLQKLQAEFRQLFIAK encoded by the coding sequence ATGAAAAATTTCGTTATCGTGCAAGGAAAATTCTCCTCAATCCCCCTTTTTCAAAGGGGGAAGGTAACTTGGCTCCGACAACCAGTTGGGCGTTATGCATTTTTATTTTTGCTTTGCATTCTTCTTGGTCCGACGGCACAGGTTTCAGCTCAGGGTGTGAGCCATGAAGCGGCTAAGAAGGAAGGCAAGGTCAACGTTTACGGCACCATCATTCCCCAGGTGATGTCGCTCATCGAGAAGGGCTTTGAAGCCAAGTACGGCGTCAATATCGAGTACTGGCGCGGCGACGCGACCAAACTCATCGACCGCGTGCTGACCGAATGGCGCGCCGGTAAACCTGGTTTCGACATGGTGATCGGTGCCCGCGGTCCGTTGGCGTTGGGTAAGGCCGATGGCGTTTACGCGAAGTTCACGCCGGCGAGCGCGGCAAATTTTCCCGCCAAGTTCAAGGATAAAGACGGTCAGTTGACCGCTTGGCGGGTTACACCCGTGGGCATTCTTACCAACACCGATTTAGTGAAAGGTAACGACGTGCCGAAAAGTTTGGACGACCTGCTAGATCCCAAGTGGCTGGGAAAAATTTCTCTGCCCGATCCTTCGCGCCACGCCAGCACGGCGACATTCTTATGGAACCTGCAGAAAATCAAAGGCGACAAGTGGCTCGACTTCGTGCGCGCACTCGCCAAACAAAAGCCGTTGCTGGTTGAGTCCTATTCGTCCGTGCCCAACGCCATCGTCCGCGGCGAAGCCGCTCTCGGCATTTCTTACATTCAATATGTGCCGCAGACCAAAGGGCCCATCGGTTTCGCGCCCATCGAGCAAGTGTTCGCCGATCCGAGCGATGCGGCGATTAGCGCGAAGGCGGTCAATCCTAATGCCGCGCGCTTCTTGATCGATTATCTCTGCTCGCCCGAGGGGCAGAAAAAAGTTTCCGAGACCTACGAATTCGTTTTAGCGCCGGGAGTCTTTCCGGCGATCAAAGGCGCCGAGCGGATCATGGCTAATCTGCAACTGTTAGAAGATCCGAGCGCCGAACAATTGCAAAAGCTCCAGGCCGAGTTTCGCCAGTTGTTCATCGCCAAGTAG
- a CDS encoding LLM class flavin-dependent oxidoreductase, translating into MRVGLCFDGFYSIQEMIELAQLADEIGMDSIWMSDHLCFRDSFTTSMALLARTSKIKVAAAPMSPYSRNPIITAMSIATMDEFAPGRVIASPGTGNAAALKEAGMESPHPLQTMREYVDILRRYLKGETVNFQGKMFQVNGAKMGFVPSAPIKMYITAVRSLMLRLGGEIGDGVLLSAGCAPGYIRKCADDIAVGAGKGGKAATNVDVAGFVTAAVSDSAKEAIEANKHFLAYIFRNVHHAENIRLGGGKVDQEGLAAAVGKRDWDTAKKFISDEVVFAHSVAGTPNECAKQLEAFTKGGLDLPIVLPTGTQEARKKVVRMVREIVG; encoded by the coding sequence ATGCGCGTGGGTCTGTGCTTTGATGGTTTTTATTCGATTCAAGAGATGATCGAACTCGCTCAGCTGGCGGATGAAATCGGCATGGACTCGATCTGGATGTCGGATCATCTCTGTTTTCGCGATTCCTTCACCACTTCGATGGCGCTGTTGGCGCGAACCAGTAAAATCAAAGTCGCGGCGGCGCCGATGAGTCCGTATTCGCGCAATCCGATCATCACCGCCATGTCGATCGCCACCATGGACGAGTTTGCTCCCGGCCGGGTGATCGCGAGTCCGGGTACTGGCAACGCCGCAGCTTTGAAAGAAGCCGGCATGGAGTCGCCCCATCCGTTGCAGACCATGCGCGAGTATGTCGACATCCTGCGCCGCTATCTCAAAGGCGAGACGGTGAATTTTCAAGGCAAGATGTTTCAGGTCAACGGCGCAAAGATGGGCTTCGTGCCCTCGGCGCCGATCAAGATGTATATCACCGCAGTGCGTTCGCTGATGTTGCGACTGGGCGGCGAGATCGGCGACGGCGTGTTGTTGTCGGCGGGCTGCGCGCCGGGCTATATTCGTAAATGCGCCGATGATATCGCTGTTGGCGCAGGCAAGGGCGGTAAGGCGGCGACTAATGTCGATGTCGCCGGCTTCGTCACTGCTGCAGTTTCGGACAGCGCCAAGGAAGCCATCGAAGCGAATAAACATTTTCTTGCATATATTTTTCGCAACGTGCACCACGCCGAGAATATCCGCTTGGGCGGCGGCAAGGTCGATCAAGAAGGTTTGGCCGCCGCGGTGGGCAAGCGCGATTGGGACACGGCGAAGAAATTTATCAGCGATGAAGTGGTCTTCGCCCACTCGGTGGCTGGGACGCCGAATGAATGCGCCAAACAGCTCGAAGCGTTCACCAAGGGCGGGCTCGACCTGCCGATCGTGTTGCCGACGGGGACGCAAGAGGCGCGCAAGAAAGTTGTTCGCATGGTGCGTGAGATTGTCGGCTGA
- a CDS encoding mandelate racemase — protein sequence MKITKIETIPIRLPTRRVHQWASLTTPIGVYVIIKLYTDQGLIGLGEAPVLKDWGGDHGKYFGETPQTTAHIINDILAPALSGQDPSRFESIHGLMDKAVKGYPYCKAAIDAALYDVVGKALNVPAYQLLGGLFRERIPIAHSLGLMEIDKAVEEALQAKAEGVKTIKLKGGVEQKRDVELVRQIRTAIGPDLSICVDANQGYPTAKAAVKIIREMERYNLLYMEQPVEGIDQMAEVVRRVDTPIMADESAWTAQDVIEIIQKKAADVISLYTTKPGGMFKGKKVAAVAEAAGLKCNVNGSVETGVGNAANIHLAASTGVVTYGCVVPVSTPKGKGHGGIAGIYYSDDVITEAFEYADGEVIVSSKPGLGIELDEDKIKHYRIS from the coding sequence ATGAAAATCACCAAGATTGAAACTATTCCGATTCGCCTGCCGACGCGACGCGTGCATCAGTGGGCGAGTTTGACGACGCCCATCGGTGTCTATGTCATCATCAAACTTTACACCGACCAAGGCTTGATCGGTCTCGGCGAAGCGCCGGTGCTGAAAGACTGGGGCGGCGATCATGGGAAATATTTCGGCGAGACGCCGCAGACCACGGCGCATATCATCAACGACATTCTCGCACCGGCACTGAGCGGCCAGGATCCGAGCCGATTCGAATCGATTCACGGCCTGATGGATAAGGCGGTGAAAGGCTATCCCTATTGCAAAGCGGCCATCGACGCGGCGCTTTACGATGTCGTCGGCAAAGCCTTGAACGTCCCCGCGTATCAATTGCTCGGCGGATTGTTTCGCGAGCGGATTCCCATCGCTCATAGTCTTGGCTTGATGGAAATTGACAAGGCGGTCGAGGAAGCGTTGCAAGCTAAAGCTGAGGGCGTGAAGACGATCAAGCTCAAGGGCGGCGTCGAGCAAAAACGCGATGTCGAGTTAGTCAGACAGATTCGCACGGCGATCGGTCCCGACCTAAGTATTTGCGTCGACGCCAATCAAGGCTATCCGACGGCGAAGGCCGCGGTGAAAATCATTCGCGAGATGGAAAGATATAATCTGCTTTACATGGAACAGCCGGTGGAGGGCATCGATCAGATGGCTGAAGTAGTGCGCCGAGTCGACACGCCGATCATGGCGGATGAAAGCGCTTGGACGGCGCAGGACGTGATCGAGATCATCCAGAAAAAAGCCGCCGATGTGATTTCCCTCTACACGACTAAACCCGGCGGCATGTTCAAAGGCAAAAAAGTTGCCGCGGTGGCGGAAGCGGCGGGGCTCAAGTGCAATGTCAACGGTTCTGTGGAAACCGGCGTCGGCAACGCGGCGAATATTCACCTCGCGGCGTCGACCGGCGTCGTAACGTACGGCTGCGTCGTGCCGGTGTCGACGCCCAAGGGCAAAGGCCATGGCGGCATCGCGGGGATTTATTATTCGGACGATGTCATCACCGAAGCGTTCGAATACGCCGACGGCGAGGTGATCGTTTCGTCAAAGCCGGGGCTCGGCATCGAGTTGGACGAAGACAAGATCAAGCATTATCGGATTTCGTAG